A window from Electrophorus electricus isolate fEleEle1 chromosome 7, fEleEle1.pri, whole genome shotgun sequence encodes these proteins:
- the LOC118241695 gene encoding ras association domain-containing protein 3-like: protein MIMSITNGLNQEYIGIANHRLNITDFPKFSGPKWKKDVEKEEELRTHLSLEETKHKVELYNAATWDHLKMTLVGTTAAMPLSSWQCPLLRPPAVHYTLLGYLLSTAPKSPKRSPNHVEQSSTWFSSRQGSSRHDDRDALVPLCVCKLAEGEHPLLLRLLAGPSPDTLSFVLREQQTGEVMWDAFSIPELHNFLRILDKEEQDQVRVITTRYNMYREKLEEAIHVVSSPD, encoded by the exons ATGATAATGTCCATTACGAACGGTTTAAACCAAGAGTACATCGGTATTGCTAATCACAGGTTGAACATAACGGATTTTCCAAAGTTTAGCGGTCCAAAGTGGAAAAAA GAtgtggagaaggaggaagagttGCGCACTCACCTCAGCTTGGAGGAGACCAAACACAAGGTTGAGCTGTACAACGCTGCTACGTGGGACCACCTCAAAATGACGCTGGTGGGAACTACTGCTGCCATGCCACTGTCTTCCTGGCAATGTCCCCTTCTCAGGCCACCAGCTGTCCATTATACGTTATTAGGATATTTACTCAGCACA GCACCGAAATCTCCAAAGAGATCTCCAAACCACGTGGAACAGAGCTCCACGTGGTTCAGCTCACGTCAGGGCAGCAGCAGGCACGACGATCGCGACGCGCTGGTCCCAT tgtgtgtctgtaaactGGCCGAGGGAGAGCACCCTCTGCTCCTGCGTCTGCTGGCAGGGCCCAGCCCGGACACGCTGAGCTTCGTGCtgagagagcagcagacaggcGAGGTCATG tGGGATGCTTTCTCCATCCCCGAGCTGCACAACTTCCTGCGCATCCTGGATAAGGAGGAGCAGGACCAGGTCCGCGTGATAACCACGCGCTACAACATGTACCgggagaagctggaggaggcGATCCACGTTGTCAGCAGCCCTGATTAA